Proteins encoded within one genomic window of Bacillus sp. (in: firmicutes):
- a CDS encoding PD-(D/E)XK nuclease family transposase, producing the protein MENTMPPRHSFWLLPKNDFVFKLLLGTDNKQSKELLIHFLNDLFQVPKGQSIPNVHLKNPHLKKEHLTNKASILDIKAQIPGMGIISIEMQLENQYNMDKRSLFYCAKLIAEQLDDGDNYKKLRKTTAINLLDFNYFNQKNYHSIYHLTERETGTPYPSILELHFIEMKEFKKMRQAGKLDKNDRLAKWIEFFSNEDDSQWRIMASKHPIIKKAVDRLEIISQDPENRHDYEIRLKTLKDMTSFKEGAREEGWLKGIAKGKAEGKIEGKLEVALEMLREGVDLNFIAKFTGLTEEQLLKLQNNLKTDH; encoded by the coding sequence ATGGAAAACACGATGCCACCCCGTCATTCTTTTTGGCTACTTCCGAAAAACGACTTTGTCTTCAAGCTTTTACTAGGTACTGATAACAAGCAATCAAAAGAACTGCTCATCCATTTCTTAAACGATTTATTCCAAGTGCCAAAAGGCCAAAGTATCCCTAATGTTCATCTTAAAAACCCACATCTAAAGAAAGAACATCTCACAAACAAAGCCTCCATCCTAGATATCAAAGCACAAATTCCTGGCATGGGCATCATCAGCATTGAAATGCAGCTAGAAAATCAATATAATATGGATAAAAGATCATTATTCTATTGCGCGAAGCTAATCGCAGAACAACTCGATGATGGTGATAATTACAAAAAACTCCGTAAAACAACAGCCATCAATCTACTTGATTTCAACTATTTTAATCAAAAAAATTACCACAGCATCTACCACTTAACAGAGAGAGAAACAGGAACCCCTTACCCAAGTATACTTGAACTACACTTCATCGAAATGAAAGAATTTAAAAAAATGCGTCAAGCAGGAAAGCTTGACAAAAACGACCGACTAGCCAAATGGATTGAATTCTTTTCAAATGAAGATGACAGCCAGTGGAGAATCATGGCCTCCAAACATCCCATAATAAAAAAGGCGGTGGACAGATTGGAAATCATAAGCCAAGACCCAGAAAACAGACATGATTATGAAATAAGATTGAAAACCCTAAAGGATATGACTTCGTTTAAAGAAGGAGCAAGAGAAGAAGGTTGGTTAAAAGGAATAGCAAAAGGCAAAGCAGAAGGAAAAATCGAAGGTAAGCTTGAAGTGGCATTAGAAATGCTTCGCGAAGGGGTCGATTTAAACTTTATCGCCAAGTTCACAGGACTCACAGAAGAACAACTATTAAAATTACAAAATAACTTGAAGACGGACCATTAA
- a CDS encoding Rpn family recombination-promoting nuclease/putative transposase, whose product MNFEKLHQAGELDKNDRLAKWIEFFSNEDDGQWRIMASKHPIIKKAVNRLEIISQNPENRYEYEIRQKTLKDMASFKEGAREEGWLEGIAKGKAEGKIEIAVKILRKGIEIETIAEFTGFTIEKNIRITKNIEKDY is encoded by the coding sequence ATGAATTTTGAAAAACTGCATCAAGCAGGAGAACTTGACAAAAACGATCGACTAGCTAAATGGATTGAATTCTTTTCAAATGAAGATGATGGACAGTGGAGAATCATGGCCTCCAAACATCCGATAATAAAAAAGGCGGTGAATAGATTGGAAATTATAAGCCAAAACCCAGAAAATAGATACGAGTATGAAATTAGACAAAAAACCTTGAAAGACATGGCCTCGTTTAAAGAAGGGGCAAGAGAAGAAGGTTGGTTAGAAGGAATAGCAAAAGGCAAAGCAGAAGGTAAAATCGAAATAGCTGTGAAAATTCTTCGAAAAGGCATTGAAATTGAAACGATTGCTGAATTCACAGGTTTTACAATTGAAAAAAATATTAGAATTACAAAAAATATTGAGAAGGATTACTAA